Genomic DNA from Chiroxiphia lanceolata isolate bChiLan1 chromosome 30, bChiLan1.pri, whole genome shotgun sequence:
ATGTAGTGGATCATCTCCACCTgtgccccccatccctgggTCAGGGAGccccaaaccccaaatcccccctccCTGCGGCCCCACAATGTGGTGGATCATCTCCATCTGTGCCCCCATCCCCGGGTCATGGGGGccccaaaccccaaatcccccctccctgcagccccacaatGTGATCCCCCAACCCCTGGATCAGGGGGAGCCCAAAATCCCCCCTCCTGGTGGCCCCACAATGTGGTGGATGGATCATTCCCACCTGTGCCCCTATCCCTGTAGGTCAGGGggtccccaaaccccaaatcccccctccctgtgtccccacgATGTAGTGGATGGATCATCCCCACCTGTgcccccatccctgaaggtCAGAGggtccccaaaccccaaatcccccctccCTGGGGCCCCAGACCTGGTGGATGCTGCGGAACAGGTCCCAGTCGTGCTCCGTGAGGTGACTGGCGAGCTCCTTGGAGCTGAGCAGGTCCAGGGTCTCGGAGGAGCCCACGCGGGGGCCCAGCTGCTCGGGGTGGGGGGTCTGCGCACAGGAGaggagccccccgagcccccctgCCCTTAAaaccagccccttcccaggcagggagggacaccCCAAAGTGGGGgggcaccccaaaccctcccagggGGGTCTGCACGGTGCTGCccacccccaggaccctcctCCTGACCTTAAAACCAACCCCTTCCCCTGGGGGAAAGACACAGGGAAGGACGGACACCCCCAACCCGAGGGCACCCTAAACCCTCCCCAGGGGGGTCTGCACGGCGCTGcccacccccaggaccccccaacCCCACCTGCCCCCAACAAACCACCCTCTTCCCAGAGGGTAGAAGCTCCTGGAGGGATGGACACCCCCAACAAACCACCCCCTTCCCAGGGGGAAGACACAGGGAGGGGTGGACACCCCCAACAAACCACCCCCTTCCCAAGGGAAAGACACAGGGAGGGGTGGACACCCCAACAAACCACCTCCTTCCCAGGGGGAAGACACAGGGAGGGACGGACACCCCTAACCCGAggacaccccaaaccccccccggGGGGTCTGCACGGCCCTggccccccccgcccgcccccccagcccctcaccaggccccccagctcctccaggctcaCGGCAAAGAGCCTCTCGTTGAGCCCCAGCGCCGTGAACACGCCCGTGGCGTCCGGGGGCAGCCGCGCCTTGTCTGGGGGGGGAGACGGGACCAGATCCCAAACCCGGCCGGGCACGGGCAGGGAAactcccccccggccccgggacAGCGGCACTGACCTCCGGAGGAGTTCACCTTGACCAGGACGTGCTCGCCGGGCCCCCCGAGGCGCGGGGCCAGCGCCCGCAGCACCTCCCGCACCGAGGCGGCCACGGGCAGCACGGAGACCAGGCACGAGTGGTCGGCGCGGTAGATCTCGTAGGGCACTgcggggggggggagcgggggcgGCGGTGTCGCGGCAGCGGCGGGGGACCGTCCCCCGGGGGTGGCACTGCCTTTTCTCGGGCTCTCAGGGCACAGGGGATGGTCCCTGGGGTGGCACTGCCTTTGTCCTGCGCTCTCAGGGCACAGGGGACGGTCCCTCGGGGGTGGCACTGCCTTTTCTTGGGCTCTCAGGGCACAGGGGACGGTCCCTCGGGGGTGGTACTGCCTTTTCTTGGGCTCTCAGGGCACAGGGGACGGTCCCTCGGGGGTGGTACTGCCTTTTGGGGGGCTCTCAGGGCACAGGGGATGGTCCCCGGGGTGGCACTACCTTTGTCCTGTGCTCTCAGGGCACAGAGGACAGACCCCCAGGGTGGCACTACCTTTGTCCTGCTCTCTCAGGGCACAGGGGATGGTCTCTCAGGGCTCAGGGGACGGTCCCTGGGGGTGGCACTACCTTTGTCCTGCGCTCTCAGGGCACAGGGGATGGTCCCTGGGGTGGCACTACCTTTGTCCTGCGCTCTCAGGGCACAAGGGATGGTCCCTCAGGGCACAGGGGACGGTCCCTGGGGTGGCACTACCTTTGTCCTGCGCTCTCAGGGTACAGGGGATGGTCCCTGGGGTGGCACTACCTTTGTCCTGTGCTCTCAGGGAACAGGGGATGGTTCCTGGGGTGGCACTACCTTTGTCCTGGGCCCTCAGGGCACAGCCTCCGTCCGGAGCCGCCTCCTCCGCGCTCCCGAGCCACGGCCCCGCGCTCCGAGcctgggggggaaggggggacgGGCTGGGAGGGGGCGGCCCCACCCGCCAGCCCCCCTGCCGAGGGGGCCCAGGTGCCCAAAAACaccccctggcacccccaggATGGTCCCtaccaggggctggggggacacgggtGACCCACATCCCCACCCTCACATGCCCTGTCACCCCCAGGGTGGTCCCAcatccccacacacacacacacacactgaccccccccccccagggccgTCCCACATCCCCCAGATaccccctgtcacccccaggGTGGTCCCAcatccccccacacacacaccctgtCACCCCCAGGGCCGTCCCACATCCCCCCCAGGGTGGTCCCACATCCCCACAAACaccccctgtcacccccaggGTGGTCCCACATCCCCACAAACACCCCCTGTCACCGTCAGGGGGGTCCCACATCCCCACAAACaccccctgtcacccccaggGTGGTCCCACATCCCCCAGACaccccctgtcacccccaggGTGGTCCCAGACCCCCACACCCCCCTGTCACCCCAAGGTGGTCCCACATCCCCACAAACaccccctgtcacccccaggTTGGTCCCACATCCCCACAAACaccccctgtcacccccagggctgtcccacaTCCCCACAAACaccccctgtcacccccaggTTGGTCCCACATCCCCACAAACaccccctgtcacccccaggTTGGTCCCACATCCCCACAAACaccccctgtcacccccagggctgtcccacaTCCCCCAGACACCCCCTGTGAACCCCAGAGTGGTCCCACATCCCCCATACACaccccctgtcacccccaggGTGGTCCCACATCCCCACACtccccctgtcacccccaggGTGGTCCCAGATCCTCCAGACATCCCCTGTCACCCTCAGGGTGGTCCCACATCCCCACACacaccctgaccccccccccccagggccaTCCCACATCCCCCCCCACACCTCCTGTCACTCCCAGGGTGGTCCCTTACCAGGGGTTGGGGGGACACAGGTGACCCACATCCCCACCCTCACACACCCTAATACCTCCCAGGGCAGTCCCACATCCCCCACACACCTCCTGGCACCCCCCAGGCGGTCCCAGATCTCCCCTAGGGTGGTCCCAGACCCCCAGACACCCTCTGTCATCCCCAGGGTGGTCCCACATCCCCCCCCACATACACCCCCTCTCACCCCCAGGTTGGTCCCACATCCCTCAGACaccccctgtcacccccaggGCCGTCCCACATCCCCCAGACACCCCCTGTGAACCCCAGAGTGGTCCAACATCCCCCATACACACCCCCTGTCACCCCAGGGTGGTCCCACATCCCCCATACACACCCCTTGTCACCCTCAGGGTGGTCCCACATCCCCACAGACACCCCCTCTCACCCCCAGGGTGGTCCCAGACCCCCATACCCCCCCTGTCGCCCCCAGGGTGGTCCCACATCTTCCCTCAGGGTGGTCCCAGACCCCCACACCccccctgtcacccccaggGTGGTCCCACACCCCTCTGACACCCCCTGTCACCCCAAGGGTGGTCCCACATCTTCCCCCAGGGTGGTCCCAGATCCCCCCAGACACCCCCTGTCACCCCCCACATCCCCCAGACACCCCCTGGTCATTCCCAGGGTGGTCCCATATCCCCTCACaccccctgtcacccccagggtggtcccagctccccccaggGTGGTCCCAGCTCCCCCCCAGGGTGGTCCCACATCCCCCTCAGGGTggtcccagctccccccaggGTGGTCCCACATCCCCCCCAGGGTGGTCCCACATCCCCTCACACCCCCTGTCACCCCAGGGTGGTCCCACATCCCCCTCAGGGTGGTCCCAGCTCCCCCCCAGGGTGGTCCCAGCTCCCCCCCAGGGTGGTCCCACATCCCCTCACaccccctgtcacccccaggGTGGTCCCAGCTCCCCTCAGGGTGGTCCCAGCTCCCCCTCAGGGTGGTCCCCACCTTGGGCTGGGGGGACCCGCTGCCGTCGCCATTCTCCAACCTGGGGGAGGATGAAGGTGGAGGATGAAGCCCAGACACACAATTCCCCCCCCAGGATTTGggcccccccaggccccccctACCCCAGCGGGACCCTCCCCACGGCTGGGAACCCCCTCCCTGCttggggacaaggtggggacgatccctgcccagggaaacCCAACGGGGGGGGCAGGACAGGGGGACACAACGGGGGGCAGGACAGGGGGACACAACGGGGGGCAGGACAGGGGGACACAAGGGGGGGGgcaggacatggggacacaACGGGGGACAGGACACGGGGACACAATGGGGGGGCAGGACACGGGGACACAACGGGGGGGCAGGACACGGGGACACAACGAGGGGGGCAGGACACGGGGACACAACGGGGGGGCAGGACACGGGGACACAACGGGGGGGCAGGACACGGGGACACAACgggggacaggacagggggacacAACGGGGGGGGGTCAGGACACGGGGACACAACGGGGGGGGCAGGACAGGGGGACACAACGGGGGAAGGACACGGGGACACAACGGGGGGGGgcaggacatggggacacaACAGGGGGAAGGACACGGGGACACAATGGGGGAAGGACATGGGGACACAACGGGGGGGGGTAGGACGGGGACACAACgggggacaggacagggggacacAACGGGGGGGGCAGGACACGGGGACACAACGGGGGAAGGACACGGGGACACAACGGGGGGGGgcaggacatggggacacaACGGGGGAAGGACACGGGGACACAACGGGGGGGTGGGGGTAGGACAGGGGGACACAACGGGGGgcaggacatggggacacaACGGGGGGGTCAGGACACGGGGACACAGCCCCCCCAGAGCGACCCGGGGGGGGTCATGGCTTCATccgggacagggaggggacgggacagggaggggatgggacagggagggggacagggagggggacaggaataggacagggagggggacagggagggggacagggagggggacagggatgggatagggatgggacagggagggggacagggagggggacagggaggggacagggaggggacagggagggggacaAGGAGGGGGACAAGGAGGGGGACAAGGAGGGGGACAGCGATtgggacggggacagggatggggacggggatggggacggggatgggacaaggaagggacagggaggggacaaggattgggatggggacagggatggggacgaggacagggatggggacagggatggagacagggaggggacagggatgggacagggatgggacgaggacagggatggggacggggaggggatggggacagcgctggggagggtggcaggggaggggggggactcacccccggggccgccgccgctcctgctcctgccccagcccccccaggcGGGGGTCGCGGCTCGCCAGGTCCGCCAGGTTCTGCGGGGGGAAGGGGTCGGGTGGGCGGCGCTGGGTGGTCCCCGCGGACCCCCCCGGAcccccgggggtcccccccgccccccgtACCTGCAGCAGGGCCGTGGTGCCGCGGTCGCCCTGCAGGAGCCGCCCGTAGAGCAGCAGCCACTGGCTCACCAGGCGCAGGATCTTGCGGCGCTTGAGCAGCGCGAAGGCGGCTTTGTCCTGCTCCGAACCCTCCAGCGGCTCCGAGCGGAACCTGCCCCCAGTCAAGGGCACCACGAGGAGCGGGGACCCCCAGGATGTGCCCCCCGGAAGGTGGGGGGGTGCCCTCCCTTGTGGGAGTCgtgaggggacaggaggggaagGGTTGAGGGGACCGCGGGATGAGAGGGGCGGGAAAAGAGCTCGGGGGGCATCGAGGGCAACTCGTGAGCCAAGCCCAGCCTGGCANNNNNNNNNNNNNNNNNNNNNNNNNNNNNNNNNNNNNNNNNNNNNNNNNNNNNNNNNNNNNNNNNNNNNNNNNNNNNNNNNNNNNNNNNNNNNNNNNNNNNNNNNNNNNNNNNNNNNNNNNNNNNNNNNNNNNNNNNNNNNNNNNNNNNNNNNNNNNNNNNNNNNNNNNNNNNNNNNNNNNNNNNNNNNNNNNNNNNNNNCAGTGTCAGGGATGTcgtggctgtggggacagggatgtcatggctgtggggacagggatgtggcTGTGTTGACAGGGATGTTGtgcctgtggggacagggatgtcGTAGCTGTGATGTCGTGGCTGTGTTGACAGGGGTGTCGTGGCTGTGGGGACACGGatgtggctgtggggacagggatgtggctgtggggacagggatgtggcTGTGTTGACAGGGATGTTGtgcctgtggggacagggatgtcGTAGCTGTGATGTCGTGGCTGTGTTGACAGGGATGTCGTGACTGTGGGGACACGGatgtggctgtggggacagggatgtggctgtggggacagggatgtcGTGGCTGTGATGTCGGGGATGTTGTTGCTGTGGTCACAGGGATGTCGTGGCTGTGGTGACGCCGCCAGGTCATGGCGTGGACAGAGCTCTGGAGGGGGAATCGGGTGAGAGGTGGGGATGCGGCTGTAGGGACGTGGTGTGGGGCTGTATGTCCCCAAATCCACGTGTCTGTGGGGCTGTATGTCCCCATTTCCATGAGTTTCTGGGGCTGTGCATCCTCATTTCCACGTGTCTCTGGGGCTGTATCTCCATTTCCACGTGTCCGTAGGGCTGTACATTCCTGTTTCCATATGTCTGCAATTCCATACATCCTTGTTTCCGTGTCTCTGGAGTTCTGTACGATCCCATTCCCACATGTCTGTGGGGCTGCACGTCCCCATTTCCATGAATCTGCAGGATGTGCCCCCAAATCCATGCGTCTGTGGGGTTGTGCTCCCATTCCCATGCATCTGTGGGGTGTGTCTCCAAATCCATGTGTCTGTGGGGCTGTGCACCCTCATTCCCACGTGTCCGTGGGGCTGTACATCCCTGTTCCCACGTGCCTGCGGTTCTGTACATCCCCTTTTCCACGTCTGCAGTTCTATACGTCCCCTTTTCCATGTCTCTGCATTCCATAAGTCCCTGTTTCCATGTCTCTGCAGTCTTATACGTCCCCTTTTCCATGTCTGTGGGTTCCATAAGTCCCTTTTTCCATGTCTGCAGTTCTATACATCCCCCTTCCCACGTCTCTGCATAAGTCCCTGTTTCCATGTCTGTGCAGTTCTATACGTCCCCCTTCCCATGTCTCTGCAATCCATAAGTCCCCCTTTCCATGTCTGTGCATTCCTTAAGTCCCTGTTTCCATGTCTCTGCAGTCTTATACGTCCCCTTTTCCATGTCTGTGCATTCCATAAGTCCCTGTTTCCATGTCTGTGCGGTTCTATACATCTCCTTTCCCATGTCTCTGCCGTTCCCAAGTCCCCGTTTCCACCCATGGATCCCTTTTCCTTAGGGATCCCGGCCGTGCCGTGGGGTGTGTGGGGTCCCCCCCTCAGTCCcagccccccccgccccttctccccccacccgCGGGTGTCTCAAGGTCACCCTCCCTCCTCCAAAATTCCAGCGTTCATCCCGAAATCTGGCGGGCAGGAACGCATCCCGACGGATAACCCGGGATGACCCGcattccaacccccctcccGCCGCTCCGCGTTTCCCGGAGCTCCTCTCCCGGCGTTCCGGGAGCCCTCGGGATGTGTCGCCGCATTCCCAAGGACGCCGGGACCGGGAGAGAATCCAGGGCCGAGCGGCCTCTGGGGATCCTTCAcaaaccccccccagctcccgcCCCCCGTTTTTCCCAAAACCTGGAATTCCCGCTTCCATTCCAGAGCCTTACGAGGCCTTCCTGACCTCAATTAATTCCCTTAAAACGCCGATTGTCGCGGAAATGAGCTCCCATCCAGCTCCCAGACACTGGAACACTCGGAGCGATTCCTGCGCCGCGATCCGGGCCGGGACAGACGTTGTGTTTTCCCGTCACTTGGGTTCCCTCCGCGCCCGCCGCGGGACGGGGGGACGGACAGaaggacaagaggaaggaaagacgggaggagagaggaacaaCAGCCCCGCTCGGGGCTTGGGACCCCCCCAGGATCCCCCCCAGGATCCCCCCCGGCTCTGACTGAGCCGCAATCCCCGTGCCCGGGGTTGGGAGGGGTCGCGAAGGTTTGGGAAGGCCGCGGGAATCGGGTGGGGAAAACTTCTGCCGACCTATTATGTCATGAAAAACCCCTCCAGCCGAGGGTGTCCCTGCGTTTATCCCTCTGCTCCGGCCCCCTCTGGCTCCCTGGGGAGAAAATTAGGGAGAGAGGTGGCCCGGAGGGTGTTGGAGCCGCTCCCCCGCTCGGCTCCATcgtttttggggtggttttggggtcaCCACCCCCGGCAGCCCCTCCCTGGCCGCGGCAAGGAGAAGCCGGAGAGGTGAAGGCAGCGAAACCTGCGGGAATTTCGGtgcttttcaataaaaaaaaccctccccgGGCTCACCCCGGGGGTTTTTGTTCTGGCTtaaaggaggggagagggggatcccccccaaaaaaccagcCGTGCACCGGCACCTCCCCTTCTTCCTCCGCGCGGGGTTTATTGTTCCCTGAGCGAACAGAGATGGAAATCGGCGGCGGCTCCCGGGCGGCTTCTCCCCGCAATTCTCGCGGCCATTTACACGTCCTCGTCGcgcttatttatttttatttagatacttaaaaaaacccccagaacacacaaaaaaacccaaacaaaaaaaaaccaaaaccaaaaacaaaaaaaacccaaacggAGAAACCAACCCAAACTAAAAATACGAGCCAAGGAGCGGGGcgagggaggagagaggagccctgggCTCGGCGGGCTGCGGGGGGAAATACCGcgtgttttgtggttttgcagGAGGCTGCGGGGCGAACACTGCTCCCTTGTTCCCCGGCCCGGGGGAAGGAGGGGCCTCACCCCGCGCTCACCCCCATCCATCACCCCGACAGCCCTCGCTTGCCGAGGCCTCTCGCCCTTTTCATCTCCCGCTCGGGAGCAGCcgccccgcgcggccccgctccggccccgcaCAACGAtgtcgccgccgccgccgtccccggggtgtcccctcccctccccggcGTCCCCTCCCCGCCATCCCCCGTCCCCTGCGGCAGCAGGTTGAGCCa
This window encodes:
- the RAPGEF3 gene encoding rap guanine nucleotide exchange factor 3, yielding MRSCPPDFGMNAGILEEGGFRSEPLEGSEQDKAAFALLKRRKILRLVSQWLLLYGRLLQGDRGTTALLQNLADLASRDPRLGGLGQEQERRRPRGLENGDGSGSPQPKARSAGPWLGSAEEAAPDGGCALRAQDKVPYEIYRADHSCLVSVLPVAASVREVLRALAPRLGGPGEHVLVKVNSSGDKARLPPDATGVFTALGLNERLFAVSLEELGGLTPHPEQLGPRVGSSETLDLLSSKELASHLTEHDWDLFRSIHQVEMIHYIVGPPRLPEVSAANLERALRRFQELQFWVATELCLCPDPARRARLLRKFIKVAAHLKEQKNLNSFFAVMFGISNTAVTRLARTWERLPHKIRKLHSALERMLDPSWNHRVYRLAVAKMSPPLIPFVPLLLKDMTFIHEGNRTWAENLINFEKMHMMAKTARVLQRCRGHAHPPLSPLRSRSPPRQEDPKALRISTCSEQSLGGRSPVSTWEFLQHLRAIDSQKELLRLSRDLEP